One window from the genome of Streptomyces sp. WZ-12 encodes:
- the acnA gene encoding aconitate hydratase AcnA, producing the protein MSANSFDARSALQVGDESYEIFRLDKVEGSARLPYSLKVLLENLLRTEDGANITADHIRALGNWDSQAQPSQEIQFTPARVIMQDFTGVPCVVDLATMREAVKELGGDPAKINPLAPAELVIDHSVIADKFGTKDAFGQNVELEYGRNRERYQFLRWGQTAFDEFKVVPPGTGIVHQVNIEHLARTVMVRGGQAYPDTLVGTDSHTTMVNGLGVLGWGVGGIEAEAAMLGQPVSMLIPRVVGFKLTGELRPGTTATDLVLTITEMLRKHGVVGKFVEFYGEGVAATSLANRATIGNMSPEFGSTAAIFPIDDETLNYLKLTGRSEQQVALVEAYAKEQGLWLDPAAEPDFSEKLELDLATVVPSIAGPKRPQDRIVLANAAEQFKQDVRNYVDTADEAGKESFPASDAPASIDGVPSNPVTVTAPDGSTYELDHGAVTVAAITSCTNTSNPYVMVAAALVAKKAVEKGLTRKPWVKTTLAPGSKVVTDYFDKAGLTPYLDKVGFNLVGYGCTTCIGNSGPLPEEVSKAVNDHDLAVTSVLSGNRNFEGRINPDVKMNYLASPPLVVAYALAGSMKVDITKAALGTDQDGKPVYLKDIWPTEAEVNDVVANAIGEDMFNKSYSDVFAGDAQWQALPIPTGNTFEWDTESTYVRKPPYFEGMQMEPAPVQDIAGARVLAKLGDSVTTDHISPAGAIKADTPAGQYLTEHGVERRDFNSYGSRRGNHEVMIRGTFANIRLRNQIAPGTEGGYTRDFTQADAPVSFIYDASQNYQAAGIPLVVLAGKEYGSGSSRDWAAKGTALLGVKAVIAESYERIHRSNLIGMGVLPLQFPEGASAESLGLTGEESFSFAGVTELNNGTTPRTVKVTTDTGVEFDAVVRIDTPGEADYYRNGGIMQYVLRNLIRK; encoded by the coding sequence GTGTCGGCGAACAGCTTCGACGCCCGTAGCGCGCTGCAGGTGGGCGACGAGTCGTACGAGATCTTCCGGCTGGACAAGGTGGAGGGCTCCGCCCGTCTGCCCTACAGCCTCAAGGTGCTGCTGGAGAACCTGCTCCGCACCGAGGACGGCGCCAACATCACCGCCGATCACATCCGCGCGCTCGGCAACTGGGACTCCCAGGCCCAGCCCAGCCAGGAGATCCAGTTCACGCCGGCCCGCGTGATCATGCAGGACTTCACCGGCGTCCCCTGCGTCGTGGACCTCGCGACCATGCGTGAGGCCGTGAAGGAGCTGGGCGGCGACCCGGCGAAGATCAACCCGCTGGCGCCGGCCGAGCTGGTCATCGACCACTCCGTCATCGCCGACAAGTTCGGCACCAAGGACGCGTTCGGTCAGAACGTGGAGCTGGAGTACGGCCGCAACCGCGAGCGCTACCAGTTCCTGCGCTGGGGCCAGACCGCCTTCGACGAGTTCAAGGTCGTCCCGCCCGGCACCGGCATCGTCCACCAGGTCAACATCGAGCACCTGGCGCGCACGGTCATGGTCCGAGGCGGCCAGGCGTACCCGGACACCCTCGTCGGCACCGACTCGCACACCACCATGGTCAACGGCCTGGGCGTGCTGGGTTGGGGCGTCGGCGGCATCGAGGCCGAGGCCGCGATGCTCGGCCAGCCGGTCTCGATGCTGATCCCGCGCGTGGTCGGCTTCAAGCTGACCGGCGAGCTGCGGCCCGGCACCACCGCCACCGACCTGGTGCTGACCATCACCGAGATGCTGCGCAAGCACGGTGTCGTCGGCAAGTTCGTGGAGTTCTACGGCGAGGGCGTGGCCGCCACCTCGCTGGCCAACCGCGCCACCATCGGCAACATGTCGCCGGAGTTCGGCTCCACCGCCGCGATCTTCCCGATCGACGACGAGACCCTCAACTACCTGAAGCTGACCGGCCGCAGCGAGCAGCAGGTCGCGCTCGTCGAGGCGTACGCCAAGGAGCAGGGCCTCTGGCTGGACCCGGCCGCCGAGCCGGACTTCTCCGAGAAGCTGGAGCTGGACCTCGCCACGGTCGTCCCGTCGATCGCCGGTCCCAAGCGCCCGCAGGACCGCATCGTGCTGGCCAACGCCGCCGAGCAGTTCAAGCAGGACGTCCGCAACTACGTCGACACCGCCGACGAGGCGGGCAAGGAGTCCTTCCCGGCCTCCGACGCCCCGGCCTCCATCGACGGCGTGCCGTCCAACCCGGTCACCGTCACCGCCCCCGACGGCTCCACCTACGAGCTGGACCACGGCGCGGTCACCGTCGCGGCCATCACCTCCTGCACCAACACCTCGAACCCGTACGTCATGGTCGCCGCCGCGCTGGTGGCCAAGAAGGCGGTCGAGAAGGGCCTGACCCGCAAGCCGTGGGTCAAGACCACCCTCGCCCCGGGCTCGAAGGTCGTCACCGACTACTTCGACAAGGCGGGCCTGACCCCCTACCTCGACAAGGTCGGCTTCAACCTCGTCGGTTACGGCTGCACCACCTGCATCGGCAACTCCGGCCCGCTGCCGGAGGAGGTCTCCAAGGCCGTCAACGACCACGACCTGGCCGTGACGTCGGTCCTCTCCGGCAACCGCAACTTCGAGGGCCGGATCAACCCCGACGTCAAGATGAACTACCTGGCGTCCCCGCCGCTGGTCGTCGCCTACGCCCTCGCGGGCTCCATGAAGGTGGACATCACCAAGGCGGCCCTGGGCACCGACCAGGACGGCAAGCCGGTCTACCTCAAGGACATCTGGCCGACCGAGGCCGAGGTCAACGACGTCGTCGCCAACGCCATCGGCGAGGACATGTTCAACAAGTCCTACAGCGACGTCTTCGCCGGCGACGCCCAGTGGCAGGCGCTGCCGATCCCGACCGGCAACACCTTCGAGTGGGACACCGAGTCGACCTACGTCCGCAAGCCCCCGTACTTCGAGGGCATGCAGATGGAGCCGGCGCCGGTGCAGGACATCGCCGGTGCCCGCGTGCTGGCCAAGCTGGGCGACTCGGTCACCACCGACCACATCTCCCCGGCCGGTGCGATCAAGGCCGACACCCCGGCCGGTCAGTACCTGACCGAGCACGGCGTGGAGCGCCGCGACTTCAACTCCTACGGTTCCCGCCGCGGCAACCACGAGGTGATGATCCGCGGTACGTTCGCCAACATCCGCCTGCGCAACCAGATCGCGCCGGGCACCGAGGGCGGCTACACCCGCGACTTCACCCAGGCTGACGCCCCGGTCTCCTTCATCTACGACGCGTCGCAGAACTACCAGGCCGCCGGCATCCCGCTGGTCGTCCTGGCCGGCAAGGAGTACGGCTCCGGCTCGTCCCGCGACTGGGCGGCCAAGGGCACCGCGCTGCTCGGCGTCAAGGCCGTCATCGCCGAGTCCTACGAGCGCATCCACCGCTCCAACCTGATCGGCATGGGCGTGCTGC
- a CDS encoding GntR family transcriptional regulator → MLFRVDPGSSVPLGDQIAGSVRGAIADGSVRAGERLPAARALAASLGVNVHTVLRGYQRLKEEGLIELRRGRGAVVTGAASPARARLGETTERLIAEARGLGLTDEEIVRVVRLGLGGQ, encoded by the coding sequence GTGCTGTTCCGCGTCGACCCCGGCTCGTCCGTGCCGCTCGGCGACCAGATCGCCGGCTCGGTCCGCGGCGCCATCGCCGACGGCTCGGTCCGCGCCGGGGAACGGCTGCCCGCCGCCCGCGCGCTCGCCGCCTCCCTCGGCGTCAACGTCCACACCGTGCTGCGCGGCTACCAGCGGCTGAAGGAGGAGGGCCTGATCGAACTCCGCCGCGGCCGGGGCGCGGTGGTCACCGGAGCGGCCTCCCCGGCCCGGGCCCGCCTCGGCGAGACCACCGAACGCCTCATCGCCGAGGCCCGCGGCCTGGGCCTCACGGACGAGGAGATCGTGCGGGTGGTGCGGTTGGGGTTGGGCGGGCAGTGA
- a CDS encoding DUF1648 domain-containing protein produces the protein MKVAMNRSMPSGPPANARQRGWIAALPFILATVLLGGCYALLAGRLPERMATHFAFDGRPDGYSSPQVFVLACLVPLLGLGAGTVLLVQRGLPARSVRWTIVTGYFTAGLLGHLGVLTLLRNAGAAPDGVRLSGWQLAVALAVGVAVGGLGWLLAGADPESPRPEAGTAHRLHLPAGTRAGWTRTISSLPLAALAGVMACAGIVLGASTGWVAGAVMVLGGLAVAAHCSMRVTVDRRGLTLTPTLLPVPLHRIPLGEVTEATSRRISSLAEYGGWGYRIRPGGSGLLLRSGEGVVLRLTSGREFVVTVDDAATAAALLNTYLDRRRSGEGG, from the coding sequence ATGAAGGTTGCCATGAACCGCTCCATGCCGTCCGGCCCGCCGGCCAACGCCCGCCAACGGGGCTGGATCGCCGCCTTACCGTTCATCCTTGCCACCGTGCTGCTCGGTGGCTGCTACGCCCTGCTCGCCGGCCGCCTGCCCGAACGGATGGCCACCCACTTCGCCTTCGACGGCCGGCCCGACGGCTACTCCTCGCCGCAGGTCTTCGTGTTGGCCTGCCTGGTGCCGCTGCTCGGCCTGGGCGCCGGCACCGTCCTGCTCGTCCAACGGGGGCTGCCCGCGCGCAGCGTGCGCTGGACGATCGTGACGGGTTACTTCACCGCCGGGCTCCTCGGTCACCTCGGCGTGCTGACCCTGTTGCGCAACGCCGGCGCCGCCCCCGACGGGGTCCGACTGTCGGGCTGGCAGCTCGCCGTGGCCCTGGCGGTGGGCGTCGCCGTCGGTGGGCTGGGCTGGTTGCTCGCCGGGGCCGACCCGGAGTCGCCCCGCCCGGAGGCCGGCACCGCGCACCGTCTCCACCTCCCCGCCGGTACCCGCGCGGGTTGGACCCGCACCATCAGCTCGCTGCCGCTGGCCGCGCTGGCGGGCGTCATGGCGTGCGCCGGGATCGTGTTGGGCGCGTCCACCGGCTGGGTCGCCGGCGCCGTCATGGTCCTCGGCGGCCTGGCGGTCGCGGCCCACTGCTCCATGCGGGTGACCGTCGACCGGCGCGGGCTGACCCTGACCCCGACGCTGCTGCCGGTGCCGCTGCACCGCATACCGCTCGGCGAGGTGACCGAGGCCACCAGTCGCCGGATCTCGTCGCTCGCCGAGTACGGTGGCTGGGGGTACCGCATCCGGCCCGGTGGCAGCGGCCTGTTGCTCCGTTCGGGGGAGGGCGTGGTGCTGCGGCTCACCAGCGGCCGGGAGTTCGTGGTCACCGTCGACGACGCGGCGACCGCCGCCGCCCTGCTCAACACCTATCTGGACCGCCGGCGTTCCGGCGAAGGAGGCTGA